A window from Malassezia restricta chromosome I, complete sequence encodes these proteins:
- a CDS encoding NTF2-related export protein 1/2, whose product MTTDRISAPAWLAEFTANAAETFVTAYYGASDAPQRIKLVPSLYLPNSSISWNGNPISGSTQYAQWLDAQPGSQHEIQSFDCHALGPFDAYDQNEAPSLLLTVSGTVAHYTPESLATPTSNAPKSATSTGTSSRRKFDADAPIETYPRVFSQSFVLINGAGTNAEGGVPFVWMPQNKGPKKSETRTVAKYFIQADCFRFVG is encoded by the exons ATGACGACCGATCGGATCAGCGCGCCGGCATGGCTGGCGGAGTTCACGGCGAATGCAGCCGAGACGTTTGTCACGGCGTACTATGGAGCGTCGGATGCCCCGCAACGTATCAAGCTCGTACCGTCTCTGTACTTGCCGAACTCGTCCATCTCGTGGAATGGTAATCCCATTAGTGGATCCACACAATATGCACAAtggctcgatgcgcagccAGGATCACAACACGAGATCCAATCGTTTGATTGCCATGCTCTTGGCCCCTTCGATGCTTATG ACCAAAATgaggcgccgtcgctgtTGCTCACCGTGTCAGGCACCGTGGCGCACTATACGCCCGAGAGCCTAGCGACCCCCACCAGCAATGCTCCCAAGTCGGCCACATCGACCGGCACATCATCGAGACGCAAGTTTGACGCTGATGCGCCGATCGAAACATATCCACGTGTGTTTTCCCAGTCATTCGTTCTCATTAATGGGGCAGGCACTAACGCCGAAGGCGGCGTGCCATTTGTATGGATGCCTCAAAATAAGGGCCCCAAAAAGAGCGAAACTCGCACTGTGGCCAAATACTTCATTCAGGCGGACTGCTTCCGCTTCGTAGGATGA
- a CDS encoding transcription elongation factor yields the protein MGKRKKSTRTPGAGRKKMPPLDTVFTCLFCHHERAVSCKIDDKARIGYLSCKICGQNFSADTDTLSQPIDVYSQWIDACEDVADNY from the exons ATGGGCAAGCGGAAAAAgtcgacgcgcacgcccgGCGCGGGGCGCAAGAAGATGCCGCCCCTAG ATACGGTGTTTACGTGTCTCTTTTGCCATCATGAACGTGCCGTATCTTGTAAAAT CGACgacaaggcgcgcatcgGATACTTGAGCTGCAAGATCTGTGGGCAAAACTTTTCCGCAGATACAGACACATTGTCTCAACCGATCGACGTCTATTCACAATGGATTGATGCGTGTGAGGATGTAGCAGACAACTATTGA
- a CDS encoding SCY1-like protein 2, with protein sequence MASSFWSHASSLIGRTNISIHYHVDETRSPLYVGPWRVYTATRKAAASSNTMEQALTRNTVSVWMYTPISRGVMRTKEIEHLKRDVTTLSRLRHPCILEVVEPLEECRSSYLFATEHVVASSHELLQDSVDPAHQLDEVELQKGFLQLARALDFLHDAKLVHTNLTSMSVVMNAKGDWKLCGCAYLTSLAGVQSDSGRWAYEEEEHALPEVMRRDMDFADPVYVIDRRVGPYNDMYSLGILFYMATHHSAKPYQTYGSASALSAYMEDWPERMYSSTWSLLERDVQTILTRLLSRTETPRYTAKAFLDLPYLNSMLVRVLKFLERESFAAHSRTEKVQFLRGMYKMLPQFSVPLMRRKLLPNLLEATSDRMLLPYILPNVFYIAKNLSQIEFTTTVLVRLEPHFCVHEPAQSQMLLLNQTDLLLSKTTQKDFQTRVMPLLYSAFDNEHVAVQENALQRIPKLCGTLDYTHVKDILLPKLTSLFSKTKTLSVKVTSLICFHAMIPMLDKTSITDVLLPTLNRIKTREPSVMVGSLAVFEALCDKVDLETKATVFLPRLWIMAMCPLLNEMQFGRFMRAIKDIGQGVEQQQLERLREAKHLQLHTEEQASKTIAPVPLNAAIASTGDIDLEALVGHARYETSVHAMDDLFAPDSAQPRSKSPVVPPPPPSGTLAPPPGWSGGLLVPDSGPRSKTPRAASKAQWHDFDPLL encoded by the exons ATGGCGAGTTCGTTTTGGAGTCATGCGTCCTCCTTGAT TGGTCGCACGAATATATCGATTCATTACCATGTAGACGAGACTCGTTCACC GCTATACGTGGGGCCATGGAGGGTGTACACCGCGACGAGGAAGGCGGCAGCCTCGTCCAATACTATGGAACAAGCACTCACACGCAACACGGTCTCAGTATGGATGTATACGCCCATATCTCGAGGCGTAATGCGCACGAAAGAAATTGAGCATTTGAAGCGAGACGTTACCACTCTTTCACGATTGCGGCATCCGTGTATTCTTGAAGTGGTTGAGCCGCTAGAGGAATGTCGCTCCAGTTATTTATTCGCCACAGAGCATGTAGTGGCGAGCTCACATGAACTGTTACAAGATAGTGTGGATCCAGCGCACCAACTCGATGAAGTGGAACTCCAAAAAGGCTTTCTTCAACTGGCTCGGGCCCTCGATTTTTTACATGACGCCAAACTTGTTCATACCAATCTCACGTCCATGTCCGTGGTCATGAATGCCAAAGGTGATTGGAAACTGTGTGGTTGTGCCTATCTCACGTCGCTGGCAGGCGTGCAATCAGACAGTGGGCGCTGGGCTTatgaagaagaagagcatGCGTTACCAGAGGTAATGCGCCGAGACATGGACTTTGCTGATCCGGTATACGTAATAGACCGACGAGTCGGTCCGTACAATGACATGTACTCTCTGGGTATTCTGTTTTACATGGCGACGCATCATAGTGCCAAGCCTTATCAAACGTATGGCAGTGCAAGTGCTCTGAGTGCGTATATGGAAGACTGGCCTGAGCGAATGTactcgtcgacatggtcacTGCTGGAAAGAGATGTCCAAACGATATTGACGCGCTTGCTGTCGCGGACTGAAACGCCGCGCTACACGGCCAAGGCCTTTCTGGACCTGCCGTACTTGAACAGCATGCTTGTGCGTGTGCTCAAGTTCTTAGAGCGTGAGAGTTTTGCGGCTCATTCGCGGACGGAAAAGGTGCAATTTTTGCGTGGCATGTACAAAATGTTGCCGCAGTTTTCGGTACCATTGATGCGCCGCAAACTGTTGCCCAACTTGCTGGAAGCTACCTCAGATCGAATGCTGCTGCCGTATATTCTGCCCAATGTATTTTATATTGCCAAAAACTTGTCCCAGATCGAATTCACGACAACGGTGCTTGTGCGACTGGAGCCGCACTTTTGCGTGCATGAGCCAGCACAGTCGCAAATGTTGCTGCTCAACCAAACAGATCTACTTCTGAGCAAAACGACACAGAAAGATTTCCAAACAAGAGTCATGCCGCTCTTGTACTCTGCCTTTGACAATGAGCATGTGGCCGTACAAGAAAATGCTCTTCAGCGTATTCCCAAGTTGTGTGGGACGCTTGATTATACTCATGTCAAAGACATCTTGCTGCCGAAACTCACCTCGCTTTTCTCGAAGACCAAGACGCTGTCGGTCAAGGTCACGAGTTTGATTTGTTTTCACGCGATGATCCCTATGCTGGACAAGACTAGCATTACCGATGTCCTCCTTCCGACGCTCAACCGCATCAAGACTCGTGAGCCCTCCGTCATGGTGGGCTCACTTGCCGTATTTGAAGCCTTGTGCGACAAAGTCGATCTCGAGACCAAGGCGACGGTGTTTCTTCCTCGTCTATGGATCATGGCCATGTGTCCCTTGCTCAATGAGATGCAATTTGGCCGTTTCATGCGTGCCATCAAAGACATCGGACAGGGTgtggagcagcagcagctggaaCGTCTGCGTGAGGCCAAGCACCTGCAGCTGCATACCGAGGAACAGGCATCGAAAACCATCGCGCCTGTGCCTCTCAACGCGGCCATTGCATCGACAGGTGACATCGACTTGGAGGCACTGGTGGGTCATGCGCGGTACGAAACCAGTGTGCATGCGATGGATGACCTCTTTGCCCCGGACAGTGCCCAGCCACGATCCAAGTCGCCTGTGGTacctccgccgccgccgagtGGCACGCTTGCCCCGCCCCCTGGCTGGAGCGGCGGCTTGCTCGTGCCCGACTCTGGACCTCGTTCGAAgacgcctcgcgctgcatccaAGGCACAGTGGCACGATTTTGATCCACTTTTGTAA
- a CDS encoding large subunit ribosomal protein L34, whose amino-acid sequence MTLPRFAGVRAFRHLRSTGTRMIPACENIPARSATSTVYTRTPMTTAWRAPIPSSPILSMTRPMLWNKNAGASPSQIPLGGVRFTTYGSEYQPSQRKRKRKHGFLARLRSRTGKKILIRRRAKGKTAISH is encoded by the coding sequence ATGACTCTACCACGCTTCgctggcgtgcgtgcctttCGTCATCTGCGGAGCACAGGCACCCGAATGATCCCGGCATGCGAGAATATCCCCGCTCGGTCAGCCACGTCCACCGTCtacacgcgcacgccgatgacgacggcatggcgcgcacCCATACCATCCTCTCCGATCCTGTCCATGACGCGGCCGATGCTGTGGAATAAAAACGCGGGCGCTAGCCCCTCCCAGATACCCCTCGGTGGCGTGCGATTCACGACGTACGGCTCCGAGTACCAGCCTTCACAGCGCAaacgcaagcgcaagcaCGGCTTCCTCGCTCGCTTGAGGTCCCGCACAGGCAAAAAGATCCTCATTCGACGTCGCGCCAAGGGCAAGACGGCGATTTCGCACTAG
- a CDS encoding solute carrier family 36 (proton-coupled amino acid transporter), protein MSGEPSPSRSTRATAQERLSPYAELESYPLPDEDKAVHVQRYLVKPDDSTPDDSGHADDVQPSASAFSVTSSRISMNEDEYQAPHHMPGGAITEDLYRWAHQNRPRTRRTESVHLPRTRDLDSVIDSDILKQPGGFRRSYVMAQAAEQGKPPPRALKSFVEFLMLYGHFAGEELNDFEIDEAEEEEDEETGPTESSSLLRRRHVHGHIPSLRGHRRHEHKGEASVLDAVLMLLKSFVGTGILFLGKAFFNGGLLFSVIVMCLIAGVSLYSFLLLVQANQKLHVGFGDMGGILYGPSMRHAILASIVISQLGFVAAYTVFVAENMQALIMSMTQCRTLVSHGTLILAQALVFLPLSLVRKIAKLSSTALIADVFILTGVVYLLYYEIGSLAAHGLADVVMFNTNNFPLFIGTAVFTFEGVGLVIPITESMKEPQKFPKTLSWVMLGVAALFAAAGALSYATFGSETQTVVITNLPGNSGFVQAIQALYSVAILLSMPLQLFPALSILELGLFRRSGKYSLRTKMLKNLFRFLVVILAMFTAWLGANDLDKFVSLIGSVACVPLCFIYPPLLHLRACATTRRAKMIDMALFTFGIFCVVFAGTQTVQSMLSGSSPPKPPVCVPSPPRPL, encoded by the coding sequence ATGTCGGGTGAGCCGAGTCCATCGCGATCGACCCGGGCAACGGCGCAGGAGCGATTGTCTCCCTATGCTGAACTGGAGTCGTATCCTTTGCCGGACGAAGATAAGGCTGTGCACGTGCAAAGATATCTAGTCAAGCCAGACGACTCTACCCCGGACGACAGTGGGCATGCGGACGATGTGCAGCCGAGTGCTTCTGCCTTTTCTGTCACATCGAGCCGCATAAGCATGAACGAGGACGAGTACCAGGCACCACACCATATGCCTGGCGGTGCCATCACTGAGGATCTGTATCGCTGGGCACACCAAAACCGCCCACGCACTCGGCGGACCGAGAGCGTGCATCTGCCACGAACTCGCGACCTCGACTCGGTGATTGATTCTGATATTCTCAAGCAGCCAGGCGGATTCCGACGCTCTTATGTCATGGCACAAGCCGCGGAGCAAGGcaagccgccgccacgAGCGCTCAAGAGCTTTGTCGAATTTCTTATGCTCTACGGCCATTTCGCTGGAGAAGAGCTCAACGACTTTGAGATCGATGAAGcggaggaagaagaagatgaagagACAGGCCCCACAGAGAGCTCgtctcttcttcgtcggcggcatGTGCACGGCCACATCCCGTCGCTTCGAGGCCATCGGCGCCACGAGCACAAGGGCGAGGCCTCTGTCTTGGACGCCGTGCTGATGCTGCTCAAGTCGTTTGTGGGAACGGGTATCTTGTTTCTCGGAAAGGCGTTCTTCAACGGTGGTCTGCTGTTTTCCGTGATTGTCATGTGCCTCATCGCCGGTGTCTCGCTCTATTCGTTCttgctgctcgtgcaggcgaACCAAAAGTTGCACGTCGGCTTTGGCGATATGGGAGGCATTTTGTACGGTCCATCTATGCGCCACGCTATCTTGGCATCGATTGTCATTTCGCAGCTGGGCTTCGTTGCTGCTTACACAGTGTTTGTCGCAGAAAacatgcaggcgctgatCATGTCCATGACACAATGTCGTACGCTCGTGTCGCACGGAACTTTGATTCTCGCACAGGCTCTAGTCTTTCTCCCACTGAGTCTCGTGCGCAAAATCGCCAAGCTTTCATCCACAGCGCTCATTGCCGATGTGTTTATCTTGACGGGAGTGGTCTACTTGTTATACTACGAGATTGGCTCCCTGGCTGCGCACGGCTTGGCTGATGTGGTCATGTTCAATACGAACAACTTTCCGCTGTTTATCGGTACCGCTGTGTTTACGTTCGAGGGCGTCGGTCTTGTGATTCCTATCACCGAGAGTATGAAAGAGCCGCAAAAGTTTCCCAAGACACTGTCGTGGGTCATGCTGGGTGTCGCAGCCCTCTTTGCCGCGGCTGGTGCGTTATCGTATGCCACCTTCGGAAGCGAAACACAGACAGTCGTCATCACGAACCTACCGGGCAACTCGGGTTTTGTGCAGGCCATTCAGGCCCTGTACTCCGTTGCCATTCTCTTGTCCATGCCGCTTCAATTATTCCCGGCCCTTTCCATTTTGGAGTTGGGCCTCTTCCGACGCAGCGGCAAGTACAGTCTGCGCACCAAGATGCTGAAAAATCTCTTTCGTTTCCTTGTCGTGATCCTGGCCATGTTCACGGCCTGGCTCGGCGCGAATGATCTCGACAAGTTTGTGAGTCTCATTGGGTCCGTGGCGTGTGTGCCTCTGTGCTTCATTTATCCACCCCTGCTGCAcctgcgtgcgtgcgccacgacgcgccgtgCCAAGATGATCGACATGGCCCTCTTCACCTTTGGCATCTTTTGCGTCGTGTTTGCCGGCACGCAGACCGTGCAGTCGATGCTCTCCGGCTCCAGCCCTCCTAAGCCACCCGTGTGTGTACCGTCACCACCTCGCCCGCTATGA
- a CDS encoding C-4 methylsterol oxidase — protein MEALSQSFNQTLESLTGHPTPAHILYANLDTSKLTYAEQLWVQWYQYWGNPVIATGVMSFLLHEIVYFGRSIPWMIIDAMPSMRKYKLQPNYVPTLADQWRCTRLVLLSHFTVELPQIWSFHPICEYFGMTTHEVPFPSWTKMVWQIALFFVFEDAFHYWAHRTMHFGPLYKHIHKLHHEYVAPFGLSAEYAHPLEVLVLGMGTIGGPFLLCAFTKDLHILTVYIWVILRLFQAVDAHSGYDFPISLHNWIPFWAGADHHDYHHMAFLGCYSTSFRWWDHFLGTDRGYQRVRAKQKAQKLRAEADELDKYAASLKIQRE, from the coding sequence ATGGAGGCGCTGTCGCAGTCGTTCAACCAGACACTGGAAAGTCTCACAGGACATCCGACTCCTGCGCATATCCTCTATGCTAATCTCGATACCTCGAAACTCACCTacgccgagcagctgtgGGTGCAGTGGTACCAGTACTGGGGTAACCCCGTGATTGCCACAGGAGTGATGAGCTTCCTCCTGCACGAGATCGTGTACTTCGGCCGCTCCATTCCATGGATGATCATCGACGCCAtgccgtcgatgcgcaAGTACAAGCTGCAACCCAACTACGTACCGACCCTCGCCGACCAgtggcgctgcacgcgccTTGTGCTCCTCAGCCACTTTACCGTGGAACTGCCCCAGATTTGGAGTTTCCACCCTATCTGCGAATACTTTGGTATGACGACACACGAAGTGCCGTTCCCGAGCTGGACCAAGATGGTCTGGCAAATTGCCCTCTTTTTCGTGTTCGAAGACGCATTCCACTACTGGGCCCACCGTACCATGCACTTCGGTCCCCTCTACAAGCACATTCATAAATTGCACCACGAGTATGTCGCGCCTTTCGGTCTCTCGGCAGAGTACGCACACCCGTTGGAGGTGCTGGTCTTGGGTATGGGCACCATCGGTGGACCCTTCCTTCTCTGCGCCTTCACCAAAGACCTGCATATCCTTACCGTGTACATTTGGGTGATCCTGCGTCTGTTCCAGGCTGTGGACGCCCACTCTGGCTACGACTTCCCCATCAGTCTGCACAACTGGATTCCTTTCTGGGCGGGTGCGGATCACCACGACTACCACCACATGGCCTTCCTTGGCTGCTACTCGACCAGCTTCCGCTGGTGGGACCACTTCCTCGGAACGGATCGCGGATACCAACGGGTTCGTGCTAAGCAAAAGGCCCAGAAGTtgcgtgccgaggcagACGAACTGGACAAATacgccgcctcgctcaaGATTCAGCGTGAATAA
- a CDS encoding DNA-binding protein HGH1 → MSLPATHEILLFLADANPQVRQLAMANVVSFSVKSHPLRRLLTDPLTYDDGRPVCKANGEPLDVLAQLKALCQDQPLTIHDAFSALINLCDSPSIAARIGDDDFLAFLVTYIGDSVSLLADLACMLLSNLTKFESIASRLLALQVEDRPFYSFLSPLDLQVALSGLDADASQPDYEEKKKAVEAASKRLADSMHANATEKLPALIKLLRAFEEGATVETSRASDADMRKRIEAARKEQDQPVEMGADGRPQIRRKSTCNFLASVFANVTVLPRGREFFVMPMQGADPQQADAYPVGRMVVFTEHADLIRRGGVISALKNILFLKHAHRLLLAPSAEQPDRPSLDILPYILMPLIDGKELAKVDLEDQESLPEACQLVDENKPREKDSALRLMLVECLLLLCTSHYGRQSLRERGAYIVVREAHLAEPKEQITEAIVRLVNLLKRDESDASMKDDQDVHVSVEGEDADDDLVIEEL, encoded by the coding sequence ATGTCTCttccagcgacgcatgAGATTCTGCTGTTCCTGGCGGATGCGAATCCACAGGTGCGGCAGCTTGCGATGGCCAATGTTGTGTCTTTTAGCGTAAAGAGCCATCCGCTTCGCCGACTACTGACTGATCCCCTCACATACGACGACGGACGTCCCGTATGCAAGGCCAACGGTGAGCCAttggatgtgctggcgcagctcaaggcACTCTGTCAGGACCAGCCCCTGACCATTCACGACGCTTTTAGTGCACTCATCAACCTGTGTGACTCGCCTTCGATTGCTGCTCGGAtcggcgacgacgactttTTAGCGTTTCTTGTGACGTATATTGGTGATTCCGTGTCGCTACTAGCAGACTTGGCTTGCATGCTCCTTTCCAACCTGACCAAGTTTGAGTCAATCGCATCGCGTCTGTTGGCTCTTCAGGTCGAAGATCGTCCATTCTACTCATTCCTCTCGCCACTCGACTTGCAGGTGGCATTGAGCGGGCTGGATGCCGACGCGTCCCAGCCCGACTACGAAGAGAAGAAAAAAGCCGTGGAAGCGGCTTCGAAGCGTTTGGCGGACTCCATGCATGCTAATGCCACGGAAAAGCTGCCGGCCTTGATCAAGCTCCTGCGTGCCTTTGAAGAGGGCGCGACAGTCGAGACGAGTCGCGCGAGTGACGCGGATATGCGAAAACGCATCGAAGCAGCGAGAAAAGAGCAGGACCAACCCGTGGAAATGGGCGCAGATGGTCGGCCACAGATCAGGCGCAAGTCCACATGCAATTTCCTCGCGAGTGTGTTTGCCAATGTCACCGTTCTGCCCCGCGGCCGTGAGTTCTTCGTCATGCCCATGCAGGGAGCCGATCCCCAGCAAGCTGATGCATATCCAGTGGGTCGCATGGTTGTCTTTACCGAACACGCTGATTTGAtccgccgcggcggtgTCATCAGTGCGCTCAAAAATATCCTGTTCCTTAAGCACGCACATCGCCTTCTCCTCGCTCCTTCCGCGGAGCAGCCAGACCGACCCTCGCTGGATATTCTGCCATACATTCTCATGCCCTTGATTGACGGCAAGGAACTGGCCAAGGTGGACTTGGAGGATCAAGAGTCTCTGCCCGAAGCATGTCAGCTTGTCGACGAGAACAAACCTCGAGAGAAGGACAGCGCACTGCGTCTCATGCTAGTAGAGTGCCTGTTGTTGCTATGCACATCGCACTACGGTCGTCAGAGTCTTCGTGAGCGTGGTGCCTATATCGTGGTACGAGAGGCCCATCTTGCTGAGCCGAAAGAGCAAATTACCGAGGCTatcgtgcgcctcgtcaaCTTGCTCAAGCGCGATGAATCAGATGCCTCGATGAAGGACGATCAAGATGTTCACGTATCCGTCGAAGgcgaagacgcggacgacgaTTTGGTCATAGAAGAATTGTAG
- a CDS encoding TBC1 domain family member 8/9 — translation MSTIVHSLRDYRPPTRAQQFAFAFGLPPNEGPYVDEAGNRAEILSAILSLSNPDAPGVREDLVYAGRLTLTPSFLCYVSQGDYGRGCRVAIPLATIRRVERLNTRDAVFALSVSVWHGMQLVFQLNALRPSCEGFCNALRDLLRAHLGDMKQLRPFLDTCYSESLLRLGDEDAKGKHREDAVPYEMGLGETFGFPGDPKKLKDKSKMRLWKEYLATHGRNITLLRYPQFTRLVQVGLPNMLRGELWEVASGSIFQRLAHRGEYAAILKEHEGQTNASMEEIEKDLNRSLPEYAAYQTDEGIATLRRVLVAYSWKNRELGYCQAMNIVVAALLIYMSEEQCFWMLDTLCERLLPGYYTQSMSGTLLDQKVFEHLVWQTMPILHEHFMRHDMQLSIVTLPWLLSLYINSMPMVFAFRIIDCFMAFGSQVLFQIGLAILKINGEAILRITDDGTMIGLLRTYFRTLGDSAYPESPDERRRQITRFQQLLVIAFREFGVITNELVEQQRKQFRQQIVQEIEGFARRSAIRNLQDYGHFTKAQVSLIYDHIVESIYRARNAPVSLTGGEKPLSIQDPKQDMKEMRINFTTFRLFLSEMATWARDEYIVTNGLQERIERRVPDEKFARRIFTYWDRDHSNSLSLQNIVTGLDEIMFLDGDLAGTTEWFFRLHANGKDKLSKNDVLALSESLLFLFRNEPGDEHLSSISTMISQAFELSADPTRPT, via the exons ATGTCGACGATTGTGCACTCGCTGCGAGACTATCGTCCGCCGACGCGAGCGCAGCAATTCGCCTTTGCGTTTGGACTGCCGCCTAATGAGGGACCGTACGTCGATGAGGCAGGAAACCGCGCCGAAATTCTTTCTGCCATCCTGTCTCTCTCGAATCCTGATGCGCCAGGCGTGCGGGAGGATTTGGTGTATGCTGGCCGCCTCACGTTGACACCATCATTTTTATGCTATGTGAGTCAGGGAGACTACGGGCGCGGATGCCGCGTGGCCATCCCACTAGCGACGATCCGccgtgtcgagcgcctcaaTACTCGCGATGCCGTCTTTGCATTGAGTGTGTCCGTGTGGCACGGTATGCAGCTGGTCTTTCAGCTGAATGCATTGCGCCCGTCTTGTGAGGGATTTTGCAATGCACTGCGTGATCTTCTGCGTGCACACCTTGGTGACATGAAACAACTACGACCGTTCTTGGATACTTGCTACAGCGagtcgctgctgcgtctcggTGACGAGGACGCCAAAGGCAAGCATCGCGAAGACGCCGTGCCGTACGAAATGGGCCTTGGCGAGACCTTTGGTTTTCCGGGAGATCCGAAAAAGCTCAAGGACAAGAGCAAAATGCGGCTCTGGAAGGAGTACCTCGCCACACATGGCCGAAATATCACGTTGCTCCGTTACCCTCAATTCACGCGACTCGTGCAGGTAGGACTGCCGAacatgctgcgcggcgagcTGTGGGAGGTCGCGAGTGGCTCCATTTtccagcgcctggcgcacCGCGGCGAGTATGCGGCGATTCTCAAGGAGCACGAGGGTCAGACCAATGCCAGTATGGAAGAAATCGAGAAAGATTTGAATCGCTCGTTGCCCGAATATGCCGCGTACCAAACCGACGAGGGCATCGCCACACTGCGCCGCGTTTTGGTCGCCTACAGCTGGAAGAATCGCGAACTGGGCTACTGCCAGGCCATGAACATTGTCGTGGCTGCGCTGCTGATTTACATGTCGGAGGAGCAATGCTTTTGGATGCTCGATACACTGTGTGAACGCCTCCTACCTGGATACTATACACAGAGCATGTCCGGCACACTCCTCGATCAAAAGGTATTTGAGCACCTTGTTTGGCAAACCATGCCCATCCTGCATGAGCACTTTATGCGGCACGATATGCAGCTGAGTATAGTCACTCTGCCATGGCTCCTGTCTCTGTACATCAACAGCATGCCGATGGTCTTTGCTTTCCGCATCATCGACTGCTTCATGGCGTTTGGCTCGCAGGTGCTCTTCCAGATCGGGCTGGCGATTCTCAAGATCAATGGAGAGGCCATCCTTCGCATCACGGACGATGGTACGATGATTGGTCTGCTCCGCACCTACTTCCGCACGCTCGGAGACAGTGCGTATCCCGAAAGCcccgacgagcgccgccgccaaaTCACGCGCTTCCAGCAATTGCTCGTCATAGCGTTCCGCGAGTTTGGTGTCATTACGAacgagctcgtcgaacAGCAGCGCAAGCAATTCCGACAGCAAATTGTACAGGAAATCGAAGGGttcgcgcgccgcagcgcgatTCGCAACCTGCAAGACTACGGACACTTCACGAAGGCGCAAGTGTCCCTGATCTACGATCACATTGTCGAGTCGATTTATCGCGCGCGCAACGCACCTGTATCTTTAACGGGAGGCGAGAAGCCGCTATCGATTCAGGATCCCAAGCAAGACATGAAAGAAATGCGCATCAACTTCACCACGTTCCGCCTCTTTTTGAGTGAAATGGCGACGTGGGCCCGCGATGAGTACATTGTGACGAATGGGCTTCAGGAGCGCATTGAGCGGCGTGTGCCTGATGAGAAATTCGCACGGCGCATCTTTACCTACTGGGACCGTGATCACAGCAACTCGCTGTCCCTCCAAAATATCGTCACAGGTCTCGACGAAATCATGTTTTTGGACGGCGACTTGGCCGGCACGACCGAATGGTTTTTCCGCTTGCATGCCAACGGCAAGGACAAGCTGTCCAAGAACGATGTCCTCGCGCTGTCTGAGTCTCTCTTGTTCC TGTTCCGCAACGAGCCGGGTGACGAGCATCTCAGCTCCATCTCCACCATGATCTCCCAGGCTTTTGAGTTAAGTGCCGACCCGACCCGACCTACGTAG